From Chryseobacterium joostei, the proteins below share one genomic window:
- the yidD gene encoding membrane protein insertion efficiency factor YidD, with the protein MKLTFNKIITFPLVILIKFYQWFISPLLPKNCRYEPTCSHYMIESLQVHGVFKGFWLGFKRILRCHPWGGSGYDPVPPKHKNQ; encoded by the coding sequence TTGAAACTTACATTCAATAAAATCATTACATTTCCGTTGGTAATTTTGATAAAATTTTACCAGTGGTTCATCTCGCCCCTACTTCCTAAGAATTGCCGTTACGAACCCACCTGCTCTCATTATATGATAGAGTCGCTACAGGTTCATGGTGTATTTAAAGGGTTCTGGCTGGGATTCAAGAGAATTTTAAGGTGTCATCCTTGGGGAGGAAGTGGCTACGATCCTGTTCCACCCAAACATAAAAATCAATAA
- the lgt gene encoding prolipoprotein diacylglyceryl transferase — protein sequence MFVFAFGFGYILMTRIFKIDNVNQKYLEPLFTWTLIGTILGARLGHVIFYQPELFKEDFWSVFLPISTKNGLKFTGFSGLASHGATIAIILTTLYYSFKVIKKNPFWVYDRLGIVVALGGAFVRMGNFFNSEIVGKPADPNSPFALLFPQQSSEYGLTVPRYPSQLFEAVGYVALFILLWILYRKTNKKYQQGWLFGLFFIILWAIRFFVEFLKEPQGDEFIQIGGLNTGQVLSIPFMIAGVIIMIISKKFKITEAENEKPE from the coding sequence ATGTTTGTTTTTGCATTTGGTTTCGGTTATATCTTAATGACCAGAATCTTTAAAATTGACAATGTTAATCAAAAATACCTGGAGCCTCTTTTCACTTGGACGTTAATAGGAACAATCCTTGGGGCAAGACTTGGTCACGTTATTTTCTATCAGCCAGAGTTATTTAAGGAAGACTTCTGGAGTGTATTTCTACCCATCAGCACAAAAAATGGGTTGAAGTTTACAGGGTTCTCAGGGCTGGCAAGTCACGGGGCGACCATTGCAATTATTCTTACCACTCTTTATTATTCATTTAAGGTGATCAAGAAAAATCCTTTCTGGGTATATGACAGGCTGGGTATTGTAGTTGCCTTGGGAGGTGCATTTGTAAGAATGGGGAATTTCTTCAATTCTGAAATTGTTGGGAAACCTGCTGATCCGAACTCTCCGTTTGCATTACTTTTTCCGCAGCAGAGCAGTGAATATGGCCTTACCGTTCCTCGTTACCCAAGCCAGTTATTTGAAGCGGTAGGTTATGTTGCTCTTTTCATCTTACTATGGATATTGTACAGAAAAACAAATAAAAAATATCAACAAGGATGGTTATTTGGATTATTCTTTATTATCCTTTGGGCTATCAGATTCTTTGTAGAATTCCTGAAAGAACCTCAAGGTGATGAATTCATTCAGATTGGAGGACTCAATACAGGTCAGGTTCTTTCCATTCCATTTATGATTGCAGGGGTAATTATTATGATTATCTCTAAGAAATTTAAAATCACAGAGGCAGAAAACGAAAAACCGGAATAG